Proteins encoded by one window of Nyctibius grandis isolate bNycGra1 chromosome 15, bNycGra1.pri, whole genome shotgun sequence:
- the SOX9 gene encoding transcription factor SOX-9 — MNLLDPFMKMTEEQDKCISDAPSPTMSDDSAGSPCPSGSGSDTENTRPQENTFPKGDPDLKKESDEDKFPVCIREAVSQVLKGYDWTLVPMPVRVNGSSKNKPHVKRPMNAFMVWAQAARRKLADQYPHLHNAELSKTLGKLWRLLNESEKRPFVEEAERLRVQHKKDHPDYKYQPRRRKSVKNGQSEQEEGSEQTHISPNAIFKALQADSPQSSSSISEVHSPGEHSGQSQGPPTPPTTPKTDTQPGKQDLKREGRPLQEGGRQPPHIDFRDVDIGELSSDVISNIETFDVNEFDQYLPPNGHPGVPATHGQPGQVTYTGSYGISSTAGSQAGAGHVWLSKQQAQAPAQPQAQHGLPALSSAEQGQAQARTHIKTEQLSPSHYSEQQQHSPQQINYSSFNLQHYSSSYPTITRSQYDYTDHQNSSSYYSHAAGQSSSLYSTFTYMNPTQRPMYTPIADTSGVPSIPQTHSPQHWEQPVYTQLTRP; from the exons ATGAATCTCCTAGACCCCTTCatgaaaatgacagaagaaCAGGACAAATGTATCTCCGacgcccccagccccaccatgtCGGATGACTCCGCCGGGTCCCCCTGCCCCTCTGGATCCGGCTCGGACACGGAGAACACCAGACCCCAAGAAAACACCTTCCCCAAGGGTGACCCGGACCTGAAGAAGGAGAGCGACGAGGACAAGTTCCCGGTGTGCATCCGAGAGGCGGTGAGCCAAGTGCTCAAGGGCTACGACTGGACGCTGGTCCCCATGCCGGTGCGGGTGAACGGATCCAGCAAAAACAAGCCCCACGTGAAGAGACCCATGAACGCGTTCATGGTGTGGGCACAAGCGGCCCGGAGGAAGCTGGCTGACCAGTACCCGCACCTGCACAACGCCGAGCTCAGCAAAACCCTGGGCAAGCTCTGGAG GCTGCTGAACGAGAGCGAGAAGCGTCCCTTCGTGGAGGAGGCCGAGCGGCTGCGGGTGCAGCACAAGAAGGACCATCCCGACTACAAGTACCAGCCGCGGCGGCGAAAGTCGGTGAAGAACGGGCAGTCGGAGCAAGAGGAGGGCTCCGAGCAAACCCACATCTCCCCCAACGCCATCTTCAAGGCGCTGCAGGCGGACTCCCCGCAGTCATCCTCCAGCATCAGCGAGGTGCACTCCCCCGGGGAGCACTCGG GGCAGTCGCAGGGCCCCCCCAcgccccccaccacccccaagaCGGACACGCAGCCCGGCAAGCAGGACCTGAAGCGGGAGGGCCGCCCGCTGCAAGAAGGCGGCCGGCAGCCGCCCCACATCGACTTCCGAGACGTGGACATCGGCGAGCTCAGCAGCGACGTCATCTCCAACATCGAGACCTTCGACGTCAATGAGTTCGATCAGTACCTCCCCCCCAACGGTCACCCGGGGGTCCCGGCCACCCACGGGCAGCCCGGCCAGGTCACCTACACCGGCAGCTACGGCATCAGCAGCACGGCGGGCTCACAGGCCGGGGCCGGCCACGTGTGGCTGTCGAAGCAGCAGGCGCAGGCGCCGGCGCAGCCGCAGGCCCAGCACGGGCTGCCGGCGCTGAGCAGCGCTGAGCAGGGCCAGGCGCAGGCGAGGACGCACATCAAGACGGAGCAGCTGAGCCCCAGCCACTACagcgagcagcagcagcactcccCGCAGCAGATCAACTACAGCTCCTTCAACCTCCAGCACTACAGCTCCTCCTACCCCACCATCACCCGCTCCCAGTACGACTACACCGACCACCAGAACTCCAGCTCCTACTACAGCCACGCCGCCGGCCAGAGCAGCAGCCTCTACTCCACCTTCACCTACATGAACCCCACGCAGCGCCCCATGTACACCCCCATTGCAGACACTTCGGGGGTCCCCTCCATCCCGCAGACCCACAGCCCGCAGCACTGGGAACAGCCCGTCTACACACAGCTCACCAGACCctaa